The proteins below come from a single Ictidomys tridecemlineatus isolate mIctTri1 chromosome 8, mIctTri1.hap1, whole genome shotgun sequence genomic window:
- the Fkbpl gene encoding FK506-binding protein-like isoform X2 encodes METPSVNPTGEKDTSQLKQQWERNPQENFDSTTEFRQQTQNLPTETLELKMSSDPASQIIENPQGTEKLVTRLEGDSDKSHESTSEMPQFLQASDVWYCPDGSFIKKIIIRGQGLDKPKLGSRCRVLILGFPLGSGLPEGWTELTVGVGPWREKTWGELIEKCLESMCQGEEAELQLPGHSGPPFRLTLDSFTQGRDSWELEISEKEALAKEEHARGSELFRAGNPEGAARCYGRALRLLLTLPPPGPPERTALHANLAACQLLLGQPQLAAQSCDRVLERDPGHLKALYRRGVAQAALGNLEKATADLKKVLAVDPKNRAAQEELGKVVIQGKKQDAGLAQGLRKMFV; translated from the coding sequence ATGGAGACACCATCAGTAAATCCAACGGGAGAGAAGGACACCTCTCAACTGAAGCAACAATGGGAAAGGAACCCCCAGGAAAACTTTGATTCAACTACTGAGTTTAGGCAGCAGACCCAAAACCTTCCTACTGAAACCCTTGAGCTGAAAATGAGTTCAGATCCAGCCAGCCAAATTATAGAGAATCCTCAAGGGACTGAAAAACTGGTCACTAGACTTGAAGGAGACTCTGATAAATCTCATGAATCAACTAGTGAGATGCCACAGTTCCTTCAAGCTTCTGATGTCTGGTACTGTCCTGATGGGAGCTTTATCAAGAAGATCATAATCCGTGGCCAAGGCTTGGACAAACCCAAGCTAGGTTCCCGCTGCCGGGTACTCATTTTGGGGTTCCCTTTAGGGTCAGGGTTGCCAGAAGGCTGGACAGAGCTAACTGTGGGTGTTGGGCCTTGGAGGGAGAAAACTTGGGGAGAACTCATAGAGAAATGCTTAGAGTCCATGTGTCAaggtgaggaagcagaacttcaGCTCCCTGGGCACTCTGGGCCTCCTTTCAGGCTCACACTGGACTCCTTCACTCAGGGCCGGGACTCCTGGGAATTGGAGATCAGCGAGAAGGAGGCCCTGGCCAAAGAAGAACATGCAAGGGGCTCAGAACTATTTCGGGCTGGAAACCCTGAAGGGGCTGCCCGATGCTATGGACGGGCTCTTCGGCTGCTGCTGACTTTACCCCCACCTGGTCCTCCAGAACGAACTGCTCTTCATGCCAATCTTGCTGCCTGTCAGTTGCTGCTCGGGCAGCCCCAGCTGGCAGCCCAGAGCTGTGATCGGGTGCTGGAGCGGGATCCCGGCCATTTAAAGGCTTTATACCGTAGAGgggttgcccaggctgcccttggtAACCTGGAAAAAGCAACTGCTGACCTCAAGAAAGTGTTGGCAGTAGACCCCAAAAACCGAGCAGCCCAGGAAGAGTTGGGGAAAGTGGTCATTCAGGGGAAGAAACAGGATGCAGGGCTGGCTCAGGGTCTGCGCAAGATGTTTGTCtga
- the Fkbpl gene encoding FK506-binding protein-like isoform X1, translating into MFRTVHSQWKESGRQMETPSVNPTGEKDTSQLKQQWERNPQENFDSTTEFRQQTQNLPTETLELKMSSDPASQIIENPQGTEKLVTRLEGDSDKSHESTSEMPQFLQASDVWYCPDGSFIKKIIIRGQGLDKPKLGSRCRVLILGFPLGSGLPEGWTELTVGVGPWREKTWGELIEKCLESMCQGEEAELQLPGHSGPPFRLTLDSFTQGRDSWELEISEKEALAKEEHARGSELFRAGNPEGAARCYGRALRLLLTLPPPGPPERTALHANLAACQLLLGQPQLAAQSCDRVLERDPGHLKALYRRGVAQAALGNLEKATADLKKVLAVDPKNRAAQEELGKVVIQGKKQDAGLAQGLRKMFV; encoded by the exons ATGTTCAG AACTGTTCATTCACAGTGGAAGGAATCAGGCAGACAAATGGAGACACCATCAGTAAATCCAACGGGAGAGAAGGACACCTCTCAACTGAAGCAACAATGGGAAAGGAACCCCCAGGAAAACTTTGATTCAACTACTGAGTTTAGGCAGCAGACCCAAAACCTTCCTACTGAAACCCTTGAGCTGAAAATGAGTTCAGATCCAGCCAGCCAAATTATAGAGAATCCTCAAGGGACTGAAAAACTGGTCACTAGACTTGAAGGAGACTCTGATAAATCTCATGAATCAACTAGTGAGATGCCACAGTTCCTTCAAGCTTCTGATGTCTGGTACTGTCCTGATGGGAGCTTTATCAAGAAGATCATAATCCGTGGCCAAGGCTTGGACAAACCCAAGCTAGGTTCCCGCTGCCGGGTACTCATTTTGGGGTTCCCTTTAGGGTCAGGGTTGCCAGAAGGCTGGACAGAGCTAACTGTGGGTGTTGGGCCTTGGAGGGAGAAAACTTGGGGAGAACTCATAGAGAAATGCTTAGAGTCCATGTGTCAaggtgaggaagcagaacttcaGCTCCCTGGGCACTCTGGGCCTCCTTTCAGGCTCACACTGGACTCCTTCACTCAGGGCCGGGACTCCTGGGAATTGGAGATCAGCGAGAAGGAGGCCCTGGCCAAAGAAGAACATGCAAGGGGCTCAGAACTATTTCGGGCTGGAAACCCTGAAGGGGCTGCCCGATGCTATGGACGGGCTCTTCGGCTGCTGCTGACTTTACCCCCACCTGGTCCTCCAGAACGAACTGCTCTTCATGCCAATCTTGCTGCCTGTCAGTTGCTGCTCGGGCAGCCCCAGCTGGCAGCCCAGAGCTGTGATCGGGTGCTGGAGCGGGATCCCGGCCATTTAAAGGCTTTATACCGTAGAGgggttgcccaggctgcccttggtAACCTGGAAAAAGCAACTGCTGACCTCAAGAAAGTGTTGGCAGTAGACCCCAAAAACCGAGCAGCCCAGGAAGAGTTGGGGAAAGTGGTCATTCAGGGGAAGAAACAGGATGCAGGGCTGGCTCAGGGTCTGCGCAAGATGTTTGTCtga